The nucleotide window CGTCAGGCGGCGGCCGACGGTGCGCCGCTGGACGCGGATATCTATTTCAGCCACAGCCATTTCGACCATGTGTGCGGCCTGCCGTTCTTCAGCTCCATCTATAACCCGGCCAACACCTTCCGCCTGTGGGGCGGCCATCTGGGGCCCGACATGACGCTGCGCGAGGTGCTGTGCGAGCTGATGATGGCGCCGCTGTTTCCGATTCCGGTGGAGGCCATGGCCAGCCGCGTGGTGTTCCATGACTTCACCTGCGGCGAGACCCTGGACGCCGGCGACGGCATCCGCCTGGTGACGGCGCCGCTCAACCACCCCAACGGGGCGGTAGGCTATCGCATCGAGTTCGGCGGCCGGGCCATCTGCTATGTGACGGACACCGAGCACCCGGCCGCGGGCCGTGACGAAAACATCCTGAAGCTGATCGAGGGCGCCGACTATTTCATCTACGACTCGACCTATACGGACGAGGAGTATCCGGCGCACAAGGGCTGGGGCCATTCCACCTGGCAGGAGGCGGTGCGGCTGGCGACGGCAGCGGGGGTTAGGACCTGCGTCATCTTTCATCACGATCCGGGCCACGACGATGCCATGATGGACCGTATCGCCGCGGCGGCGGAGACCATGCGGCCGGGCACCATCGTCGCCCGCGAAGGGATGATCCTGTCAGCCTGAGCGGTGCGGGGTGCGCCCGGGCGCCCGCAGACGCCCCCGGGTTCTCCTGTGTGCAGAATGCCGGAGGAATGGACATGAGCAGCCGGTCATGGCGCGGTCGCTGGATGCTGGCCCAGACCCTGCTGGGCCGGCGGCGCGGCGTCTTCATACCCTATCGTTATGCGGACGCGCTGCGCCTGAACGGCGCCGGCAGCGCAGACGGGGGTGCCGACAGTGATGCGCCGGCCTATCCCGAGATGGCGACAGTTTTCGCGGCGTGCGACGCGGAAATGGCGGCGCTGCTGGAGACGGTGGAGAGCCATGCGGCGGACCTCCTGGTCATCGCCGGCGAGGACGGTCATGACCAGACCCACGCCGCCGGCAAGGACAGCGACGCCGGCGCGCGCCGGGGGCCGCGCTTCGACCAGGGCTGGTTTCCCACCCTGGACGCGGCGGTGGCCTATGGGCTTGTGCGGCGCGAGCAGCCGAAACGCGTGGTCGAGGCGGGCAGCGGACATTCCACCCGCTTTCTGGCGCGCGCCGTCCGTGACGGCGGGCTGGCCACCGCCATCACGGCGATTGACCCCGCGCCGCGCGCGCCGCTGCCGGCCGGTGTCCGCCACATAGCGGGCCTGGTGGAGCGTTCGGGCACGGCGCCGTGGGACGGGCTGGAGGCCGGCGATCTGGCGGTGATCGATTCAAGCCACGTGGCGGTGGCCGGCGGCGATGTGGACTTCCTGTTCGGCCGCATCCTGCCGCGGCTGGCCGAAGGGGTCGTGGTCCATGTGCATGACGTGTTCCTGCCGGACGGCTATCCGGCGGCGTGGGCGTGGCGCGGTTATGGCGAGCAGAGCCTGGTGGCGGCGCTGCTGGCCGGCGGCGGCTGGCGCGTCCTGTTCGCCAGCCACTGGGCGGCGCAACGGTTCGCCCAATCCATCGCCGGCGGCGTGGTGAGACGCCTGCCGCATCACCCGGCGGCGCAGCCGACCAGTCTCTGGTTGAGAAAGATCGCGCCCGCCGTTCGCTAAGCCCGGCGCCTTGCAAGCCCGGTGCCTTGCAAGCCCGGTGCCTTGAACGCCGGGCGTCGGGTGCGGCCGGCTCAGGACTTGTAGGGGTCGGCCGCGTCGCGCAGACCGTCGCCGAGGAAGTTGAAGGCCAGCACCACCACGATCACCGGCACCACCGGCAGCATCAGCCACGGAAAGACCGCGACGGCGTTGATGTCCTGCGCCTCGCTCAGCAACACGCCCCAACTGGTGATCGGCGGGCGTAGCCCCAGGCCAAGGAAAGAGAGCGCCGTCTCGCCCAGGATCATGGCCGGAATCGACAGGGTGGCCGAGGCGATCAGGTGACTCATGAAGCTCGGCATCAGGTGGCGCAGGATGATGCGCTGCGGCTTCGCCCCCATGAGGTGGGCGGCCATGGCGAAGTCCTCCTCGCGCAGGGCCAGCAGTTTGGAGCGCACGGCGCGGGCCAGCCCCGTCCAGTCCAGCAGGCCCAGAATGATGGTGATGCCGAAATAGACCAGGATCGGCGACCAGGTGACCGGCAGGGAGGCGGACAGCGCCATCCACAGCGGCAGCTCCGGGAAGCTGCGCAGCACCTCGATGCCGCGCTGAGTGATCGAGTCCACCCAGCCGCCGTAATAGCCGGCCGCGCCGCCGATCAGTATGCCCAGCACGAAGCTGATGGTGATGCCCACCAGACCGACCGTGAGCGAGATGCGGGTGCCGTAGATGATGCGGCTTAACATGTCGCGACCGAGACGGTCGGTGCCCAGCAGAAAGAAGCTGCCGCCTTCGGCCGCGCACACCAGGTGCCGGTCGGCGGGGATCAGCCCCCACCACTCATAGGCGTCGCCGCGACAGAAGAAGCGCAGCCGCTGCACGTCGCTGGTGTCCCGCGTATAGACCCGTTGCAGGGTGTTCAGGTCGAGCTCCTGATCGAAGCCATAGACGAAGGGACCGACGAGGCGGCCCTCATGGAACAGGTGAATGGCCTGGGGCGGCGCGAAGATGTGGTCGGTGTTGCGGGAGTTGAGGCCCCAGGGGGCGAGGAACTCCGCAATCAGGATGGAGGCATAGAGCAGGGCCAGCAGGCCGCCCGACCACACCGCCAGCCGGTGGCGGCGCAGACGCCACCACATCATCTTCCACTGGCCGGCCATGTAGAGGGATTCCAGCTCCGGCGACAGGTGGTCGTCTTCGCTCGGGTCGAAGGGGGCGTCGTCCACCCGGTGGGCCAGGCGCGCCGGCGACGGGCGCATGACGGGGCCGTGGGCGGGGCCGGTGTCTTTGGCCGGGCCCGCTGTGGGGTCGCCGCTGCTCATGTCATCGCTGCTCACGGGCCCTACTCCACCGCCCGGCCGGTCAGTCGGATGCGCGGATCGAGGAAGCCCAGCGCGATATCCGACAGGAACAGGCCGACGACCACCAGGGTCGCCTCCAGCATGACGAAGGCACCGGCCAGGAACATGTCCTGGTTCTGCAGGGCGCGCAGCAGCATGGGCCCGTTGGTCGGCAGGTTGAGCACCACCGAGACAATGGCCGCGCCCGAAATGACCGAGGGCAGCAGGCTGCCGATATCGGCGATGAACGGGTTGAGCGCCTGGCGCATGGGG belongs to Alphaproteobacteria bacterium and includes:
- a CDS encoding class I SAM-dependent methyltransferase; protein product: MSSRSWRGRWMLAQTLLGRRRGVFIPYRYADALRLNGAGSADGGADSDAPAYPEMATVFAACDAEMAALLETVESHAADLLVIAGEDGHDQTHAAGKDSDAGARRGPRFDQGWFPTLDAAVAYGLVRREQPKRVVEAGSGHSTRFLARAVRDGGLATAITAIDPAPRAPLPAGVRHIAGLVERSGTAPWDGLEAGDLAVIDSSHVAVAGGDVDFLFGRILPRLAEGVVVHVHDVFLPDGYPAAWAWRGYGEQSLVAALLAGGGWRVLFASHWAAQRFAQSIAGGVVRRLPHHPAAQPTSLWLRKIAPAVR
- a CDS encoding ABC transporter permease — translated: MRPSPARLAHRVDDAPFDPSEDDHLSPELESLYMAGQWKMMWWRLRRHRLAVWSGGLLALLYASILIAEFLAPWGLNSRNTDHIFAPPQAIHLFHEGRLVGPFVYGFDQELDLNTLQRVYTRDTSDVQRLRFFCRGDAYEWWGLIPADRHLVCAAEGGSFFLLGTDRLGRDMLSRIIYGTRISLTVGLVGITISFVLGILIGGAAGYYGGWVDSITQRGIEVLRSFPELPLWMALSASLPVTWSPILVYFGITIILGLLDWTGLARAVRSKLLALREEDFAMAAHLMGAKPQRIILRHLMPSFMSHLIASATLSIPAMILGETALSFLGLGLRPPITSWGVLLSEAQDINAVAVFPWLMLPVVPVIVVVLAFNFLGDGLRDAADPYKS
- a CDS encoding MBL fold metallo-hydrolase; its protein translation is MAAPDHHGDLPFTVRFWGVRGSIACPGPETLRYGGNTSCLEVRCGERLLIFDAGTGIRRLGQALDRQAAADGAPLDADIYFSHSHFDHVCGLPFFSSIYNPANTFRLWGGHLGPDMTLREVLCELMMAPLFPIPVEAMASRVVFHDFTCGETLDAGDGIRLVTAPLNHPNGAVGYRIEFGGRAICYVTDTEHPAAGRDENILKLIEGADYFIYDSTYTDEEYPAHKGWGHSTWQEAVRLATAAGVRTCVIFHHDPGHDDAMMDRIAAAAETMRPGTIVAREGMILSA